The DNA window CGGACTGGAAATTTTTAGCGGCCAGCATCTTGTCGTACAGCGCGCGTGGCAGCGGTTTGCCGGTGACGGCGTGCGCGGTCATGTGCTCCAGCACTTCCCATTCCCAGCAGAAGTTTTCCATGAACTGCGACGGCAGTTCGACCGCGTCCCACTCGACGCCGGAGATGCCAGACACGCCCAGCTCGTCGACGGCCGTCAGCATGTGGTGCAAGCCGTGGCCGAACTCGTGGAACAGGGTGATCACTTCATCGTGCGTGAACAGCGACGGCTGCGCCTTGCCGTCAACCACGGCCGGTTCGGTGAAGTTGCAGGTCAGGTAGGCGATCGGCGTTTGCACGGTCTGCTTGTCGGCGCGGCGGCCACGGGCGTCGTCCATCCAGGCGCCGCCGCTCTTGCCGGCGCGCGCGTACAGGTCCAGGTAGAACTGGCCGATCAGTTTGCCGTCGCGTTCGATGCGGAAGAAGCGCACGTCCTTGTGCCAGACCGGCGCGTCGTCCGGTTTGATCTCGACCGTGAACAGGTTCTGGATCAGGCGGAACAGGCCGTCCACCACTTTGTGTTCAGGGAAGTATTGCTTCACTTCCTGCGCGGAAAACGCATAGCGTTGTTCCTGTAGTTTCTCGGATGCGTACGGAATGTCCCACGCCTTCAGGTCGTCGATGCCCAGCTCGGCCTTGGCGAACTGGCGCAGCTCTTCCAGGTCCTTCTCGGCGAACGGACGGGCGCGCTTGGCCAGGTCTTCCAGGAAGTTGACCACCTCGTCCGGCGACTTGGCCATCTTCGGCACCAGCGACACCTCGGCGAAGTTGTTGTAGCCGAGCAGCTTGGCTTCCTCGTCGCGCAGCTTGAGCAGGGTGACGATGTTTTGCGTGTTGTCCCACTCGTCCTTTTTGCTGAAGACCTCGCCTTGCTCGGACGCCTTGGTGGCGTTGGCGCGGTAGACGGTCTCGCGCAGCTCGCGCTTGTGGGCGAATTGCAGGATCGGGTAGTAGGACGGGAAGTGCAGCGAGAACTGATAGCCTTGCTTGCCGTCTTTTTCGGCGGCGGCGCGGGCGGCGGCCTTGACGTCGTCCGGCAGCCCGGCCAGGTCGGCCTCGTCGGTCACCAGCAGCTTGTAATCGTTGGTGGCGTCGAGCACGTTTTCGGAGAAGCGGGTCGACACCGACGCGTGCTCTTCCTGGATAGCGGCGAAGCGTTCCTTCTTATCGGCCGGCAGTTCGGCGCCGCCCATGCGGAAATCGCGGATGGCGTTGTCGACGATGCGCTTGCGCGCCGGCGACAGGGTGGCGAACTCGGGCGAGGCGCGCAGCGCCTTGTATTTGTCGAACAGCGCCTCGTTCTGCGCCAGCGCGGTCCAGAACTCGGTGACCTTGGGCTGGTTCTCGTTGAAGGTCGCGCGCAGCTCTGGCGTGTCGACGACGTTGTTCAGATGGCTGACGATGCCCCAGGCGCGCCCCAGCAGCTCGGTGGCGTTCTCCAGCGGCGTGACGAAGTTCTCCCACGTCACTTGTTCCGAAGGCGATTGCAACTGCTCGACGACGGCGCGGCTCTTGGCCAGCAGGTCCTCGATGGCCGGGGTGACATGCTCGGGCTTGATCGCGTCGAAACGCGCCAGGCCGGAAAAATCGAGAAGGGGGTTCTGTGCGTCTGTGGTCATGTCAGCTTCCATATGTTTGGTTACGTGCGTACGCGGGAACCGTTCAACCCGCCCTGCGGCACACCGGGGTCGTACCCGTTCGGGTACGACCCCGACCTTTACGGGTTAGTGCGCCGCTCAATCAAGCGCGCTCGGCCGCCTCTACGGTATTCATCAACAGCATCGTGATCGTCATCGGACCGACGCCACCCGGCACCGGCGTGATGTGCGACGCCACTTCCTTAACACCGGCAAAATCCACGTCGCCGCACAGCTTGCCAGCGTCGTCGCGGTTCATGCCGACGTCGATGACGATGGCGCCCGGCTTGACCATGTCGGCGGTCAGCGTGTTGCGGCGGCCGACGGCGGCCACCACCACATCGGCCTGGCGGGTGTACAGGCCCAGATCCGGGGTCGCACTATGGCAGATGGTGACGGTGGCGTTGGCTTGCAAGAGCAGCAGCGCCATCGGTTTGCCGACGGTGTTGCTGCGGCCGATGACGACCGCGTGTTTGCCGCGCAGGTCGACGCCGGTGCTTTCGATCAGTTTCATGCAGCCGTACGGGGTGCAAGGGCGGAAGCCTTCCAGGCCCGTCATCAGTTCGCCGGCGCTGAGCACCGAGTAGCCGTCGACGTCCTTGGTGGTCGAGATCGCCTCGATGACCTTGTGCGGGTTGATGTGTTTAGGCAGCGGCATTTGCACCAGGATGCCGTGGATGGACGGATCGGCGTTCAGGGCGGCGATGCGCTCGAGCAGCGCGGCCTCGGTCAGGTCGGCCGGGTATTGCTCCTTCAACGAGGTGAAACCGGCGTCCTCGCAACCCTTGACCTTGTTGCGCACGTAAACGTGGCTGGCCGGGTCGTCGCCGACCAGGATCACGGCCAGGCCGGGTTTCTTGCCTTTGGCGGTCAGGGCGGCAGCACGTGCAGCAATTTCCGCGCGCAGTTTTTGGGAGAGGGCGATTCCGTCGATCAGTTGAGCAGGCATGATTTAACCAGGTTGGAGAGGAAAGCAGGATTATAAAGCGCCAGGCCCCGCCGCGCCTTGTTTCCGGGTGTTTTGCTATGCTGCGGCGCACAAGATTTTCATAGGGCAATTTCATAATGCGAAATGTCGTATCATAGTTTGAAAAAGCAAAAAATCACTGTTAGAATCCCCACACGTCATTGAAGTAATAGTAAATAATTCATTAAAGACAGCGTTCCAACGGCCCAGAACGGTATAAAACGGGCACTTAACTCAGGAGACTTAATACATGTCAGCTCAACTTGACCAGGTAACGGCAAACACCGACCCTGATTCGCAAGAAACCAAAGAATGGTTGGATGCTCTGGCCGCGGTGCTGGAACAAGAAGGGCCTGAACGTGCTCATTACCTGATGGAACGCCTGATCGACCTGGCCCGCCAAAGCGGCTCGGACATCCCGTTCTCGGCCAATACGGCCTACGTCAACACCATCCCGACCAGCATGGAAGTGCATTGCCCGGGCAATCTGGAATACGAAGAGAAGCTGCGCTCGTGGATGCGCTGGAACGCCATGGCGATGGTCGTCAAGGCCAACCGCGTCGACGGCGACCTCGGTGGCCACCTGTCCTCGTTCGCCTCGCTGGCCAACATGCTGGGCATCGGCTTCAACCACTTCTGGAAAGCGCCGAGCGAAAGCCACGGCGGCGACCTGCTGTACATCCAGGGCCACTCGTCGCCAGGCGTCTACGCCCGCGCGTTCCTGGAAGGCCGCCTGACCGAAGAACAACTGACCCATTACCGTCGCGAAGTCGACGGCAAGGGTCTGTCGTCGTATCCGCACCCGAAACTGATGCCGGACTTTTGGCAGTTCCCGACCGTGTCGATGGGCCTGGGCCCGTTGATGGCGATTTACCAGGCGCGCTTCCTGAAGTACCTGCACGCGCGCTCGATCGCCGACACCACCGACCGCAAGGTCTGGGCCTTCTGCGGCGACGGCGAGATGGACGAGCCGGAATCGCTGGGCGCGATCGGCATGGCCGCGCGTGAAAAGCTGGACAATCTGGTCATCGTCGTCAACTGCAACCTGCAGCGTCTGGACGGCCCGGTGCGCGGCAACGGCAAGATCATCCAAGAGCTGGAAGCGGACTTCCGCGGCGCCGGCTGGAACGTCGTCAAAGTCATCTGGGGTCCGGGTTGGGACGCGCTGCTGCAGAAGGATAAAGAAGGCATCCTGCGCAAGGTGATGATGGAAACGCTGGACGGCGAATACCAGAACTACAAAGCCAAAGACGGCGCCTACGTGCGCAAGCACTTCTTCGGCAAGCATCCGAAGCTGCTGGAGATGGTCGCCAACATGACCGACGACGACATCTGGCGCCTGACCCGTGGCGGCCACGATCCGCACAAGATCTACGCCGCCTTCAAGGTCGCGCAAGAGCACAAAGGCCAACCGACCGTCCTGCTGGTGAAAACCATCAAGGGCTTCGGCATGGGCAAGCACGGCGAAGCGCGCAACACCGCGCACAACACCAAGAAGCTGACCGACGAAGCCGTGCGCGAAATGCGCGACCGCTACTCGATCCCGATCCCGGACGACAAGCTGGCCGACATCCCGTTCTACAAGCCTGCCGACGATGCGCCGGAAATCAAGTACCTGCACGAGCGCCGCGCCGCGCTGGGCGGCTACCTGCCGGCCCGCCGCCAGCAAGCCGACGAAAAACTGACCGTGCCGCCACTGAGCGCGTTCCAGAACGTGCTGGATGCGACCGCCGAAGGCCGCGAAGTATCGAGCACCCAGACCTTCGTGCGTATCCTGACCACGCTGCTGAAAGACCCTAGCGTCGGTTCGCGCATCGTCCCGATCCTGGTCGACGAATCGCGCACCTTCGGTATGGAAGGCCTGTTCCGTCAAGTAGGTATCTTCAACCAGCAAGGCCAGTTGTACGAGCCGGTCGACAAAGACCAGGTCATGTACTACCGCGAAGACAAGGCCGGCCAGATCCTGCAAGAGGGGATCAACGAAGCCGGTGGTATGAGCTCGTGGATCGCCGCTGCGACGTCGTACTCGACCAACAACCGCGTGATGATCCCGTTCTACACCTACTACTCGATGTTCGGTATGCAGCGTATCGGCGATCTGGTGTGGGCAGCGGCCGACATGCGCTCGCGCGGCTTCCTGATGGGCGGCACCGCCGGCCGTACGACCCTGAACGGCGAAGGCCTGCAGCACGAAGACGGCCATAGCCACCTGTTCGCAGCGGCTGTACCGAACTGCATGCCGTACGATCCGACCTTCGGCCACGAAGTCGCCGTGATCATCCAGGACGGTATGCGCCGCATGGTGGAAGAACAGGAAGACGTGTTCTACTACATCACCATCATGAACGAGAACTACCCGCACCCAGGCATCAAGCCAGGCCAGGAAGAGGGCATCCTGAAAGGTATGTATCTGCTGCAGGAAGGCGACAAGGACGCCAAGCAGCGCGTGCAGCTGATCGGCTCCGGCACCATCTTGCGTGAATCGATCTTCGCGGCCGAACTGCTGAAGAACGACTGGAACATCGCCGCCGACGTCTGGTCCGCTCCTTCGCTGACGCTGGTGGCCCGCGACGGCCAGGACGCCGAGCGCTGGAACCTGGTCAACCCGACCAAGGAAGCACGTGTTCCTTACGTGACGCAGCTGATGTCGAAGACCTCCGGTCCTATCGTTGCGACGACCGACTACATGCGCGCCTTTGCTGAACAGATCCGCGCCTTCATTCCGAAGGACCGCACCTACCGCGTGCTGGGCACCGATGGTTTCGGCCGTTCGGACACCCGCGCCGCGCTGCGTGAATTCTTCGAGGTGAACCGTTACTACATCACGGTCGCCGCGCTGAAATCGCTGGCCGAAGAAGGCAAGATCGACGTCAAGGTGGTTGAGGAAGCAGTCGTCAAGTACGGCCTGAATCCGAACAAGCCAAATCCGGTGACCCAATAAATAGAATACGGAGCAAACGCTATGAGCATTGTGGAAGTTAAAGTCCCGGATATCGGCGATTTCAAGGAAGTTGAAATCATTGAGTTGATGATCAAGGTCGGCGACACGATCAAGGTCGATCAGTCGCTGATCACCGTTGAATCGGATAAGGCCAGCATGGAGATTCCATCCTCCGCCGCCGGCGTGGTCAAGGAAATCAAGGTCAAGGTCGGCGACAAGGTCGCCGAGGGTTCGCTGCTGTTGCTGCTGGAAGCCGAGGGAGCCGCCGCTGCTCCGGCGGCCGCCGCGCCGGCTGCTGCCGCTCCTGCGCCGGCGCCAGCCGCCGCCGCTGCGCCAGCTCCGGCGCCTGCCGCCGCGCCAGCCGCTTCGGCCGGCCCGGTCGAAGTCAAAGTACCGGACATCGGCGACTTCAAGGAAGTGGAAGTCATCGAAGTGATGGTCAAAGTCGGCGACACGATCAAGGTCGATCAGTCGCTGCTGACCGTCGAATCGGACAAGGCCAGCATGGAAATCCCTTCGTCGCACGCAGGTGTGGTGAAGGAAGTGAAGATCAAGGTCGGCGACAAGGTCGCCATGGGCTCGATCGTGCTGGTGGTTGAAGCCACTGGCGGTGCTGCCGCTCCTGCAGCTTCGGCGCCTGCTCCCGCAGCTGCCGCCGCTCCAGCCGCCGCAGCTCCAGCGCCTTCGGCTGCTCCTGCCGCAGCCGCCGCGCCGGCAGCTTCGCAAGGCTCGGTCCAAACCGGCAAGCTGGCACACGCATCGCCGTCGATCCGCAAGTTCGCCCGCGAACTCGGTGTCGACCTGCTCAAGGTGCCGGGCTCCGGTCCTAAAGGCCGCATCACCCAGATCGACGTGCAGAATTACGTCAAGGGTGTGATCGCTGGCACCGTGGCCGCTCCTTCGGGCGCCGCCAGCGGTGGTTCCGGTGTTGGTGGCGGCGGCAACTTCAGCGTGCTGCCATGGCCGTCGCTGGACTTCAGCAAATTCGGTCCGACCGAACTGCTGCCGCTGTCGCGCATCAAGAAAATCAGTGGCCCTAACCTGCACCGCAACTGGGTGCAGATCCCGCACGTCACGCAGTTCGACGAAGCCGACATCACCGATCTGGAAGCATTCCGCGTCGAGACCAACAACGCCAACGCCAAGAACAAGGACGCGGCCAAGTTGACCATGCTGGCCTTCGTCATCAAGGCATCGGTCGCCGCGCTGAAGAAATTCCCGTCGTTTAACGCCTCGCTCGACGAGAAGGGTGAAAACCTGATCCTCAAGCAGTACTACAACGTCGGCTTCGCGGCCGATACGCCGAACGGCCTGGTGGTCCCGGTGATCAAGAACGCGGACCAGAAATCGGTCTCGCAGATCGCCAAGGAAATGACCGACCTGTCGCTGCAAGCGCGCGAAGGCAAGCTGAAACCGACCGATATGCAAGGCGCCAGCTTCACCATCTCGTCGCTGGGCGGCATCGGCGGCACGCACTTCACGCCTATCGTCAACGCGCCGGAAGTGGCGATCCTTGGTTTGTCCAAGGCGTCGATCAAGCCGGTGTGGGACGGCAAGGCCTTCCAGCCTCGCCTGATGATGGGTACCTCGCTGTCCTACGACCACCGCGTGGTCGACGGCGCGATGGGTGCTCGCTTCTCCGTGTACCTGAGCGAAGTGCTCGGCGACATGCGCAAAATTCTGCTGTAAGGAGCGACTATGACCACAGAAGTGAAAGTGCCGAACATCGGCGACTTCGCAGAAGTTGAAGTGATCGAGGTGATGGTCAAGGTTGGCGACACGATCAAGGTCGATCAGTCGCTGGTGACCGTCGAATCGGACAAGGCGAGCATGGAAGTCCCTTCGTCGCACGCAGGTGTGGTGAAGGAAGTCAAAGTCAAGGTTGGCGACAAGGTCAAGGAAGGCGTGTTGTTGCTGGTGGTCGAGGAGGCGGCTGGTGCCGCCGCGGCTCCGGCGGCTGCCGCCCCGGCACCTGCTGCCGCCGCCGCTGCGCCAGCTCCCGCTGCCGCTCCGGCAGCAGCAGCGCCGATCGCCGCGCCGGCCGGTGGCAGCTACACCGGCCAGGTCGACATCGACTGCGACATGATGGTACTGGGTGGCGGTCCTGGCGGTTACTCCGCCGCGTTCCGCGCCGCCGATCTGGGCCTGAACACGGTCATCGTCGAGCGTTACGAAACGCTTGGCGGCGTGTGCCTGAACGTCGGTTGCATTCCGTCGAAAGCGCTGCTGCACGTGGCATCGGTGATCGACGAAACCGCGCACATGTCCAACACCGGCGTCACCTTCGCCAAGCCGACCATCGACATCGACCAGGTACGCAAGTACAAGGAAGGCGTCATCAAGAACATGACCGGCGGTCTGGCCGGCATGGCCAAGGCCCGCAAGACGCAAGTCGTCACCGGCGTCGGCCAGTTCCTGAGCGCGAACCATATCGAAGTGACCGCCGGCGACGGCAGCAAGAAGGTCGTGCAGTTCAAGCAGGCCATCATCGCCGCCGGTTCGGCGGTCGTGAAGCTGCCGTTCGTGCCTGAAGATCCACGCATCGTCGATTCGACGGGCGCGCTGGAACTGCGTCAGATTCCGAAACGCATGCTGGTCATTGGCGGCGGCATCATCGGCCTGGAAATGGCCACCGTGTACTCGACCTTCGGCGCGCGCATCGACGTCGTCGAAATGATGGACGGCTTGATGCAAGGCGCCGACCGCGACGCTGTCAAGGTCTGGCAGAAGTTCAACGAAAAGCGCTTCGACAACATCATGACCAAGACCAAGACCGTCGGCGTTGAAGCACTGCCGGAGGGGATCAAAGTCACGTTCGAAGCCGCCGAAGCCGGCGCAACCGCGCCAGCGCCGCAGATCTACGATCTGGTGCTGGTCGCTGTCGGCCGCAGCCCGAACGGCAAGAAGATCGCCGCCGACAAGGCCGGCGTGATTGTCAGCGACCGTGGCTTCATCCCGGTCGATAGCCAGATGCGCACCAACGTGCCGAACATCTTCGCCATCGGCGACCTGGTGGGCCAGCCTATGCTGGCGCACAAGGCGGTGCACGAAGGCCACGTCGCGGCGGAAGCCGCAGCCGGCCAGAAGTCGCACTTCGACGTGAAGGTCATTCCATCGGTGGCCTACACCGATCCGGAAGTGGCATGGGCCGGCATCACCGAGGACGAAGCGAAAGCCAAGGGCATCAAGGTCGAGAAGGGCCACTTCCCTTGGGCAGCCAGCGGCCGCGCCGTGGCCAACGGCCGCGCAGAGGGCTTCACCAAGCTGCTGTTCGACGCTGAAACACACCGCATCATCGGCGGCACCATGGTCGGCACGCACGCCGGCGACATGATCGGCGAGATCGCCCTGGCGATCGAGATGGGTTGCGACGGCACCGACATCGGCAAGACGATCCATCCTCACCCGACCCTGGGCGAGTCGATCGGCATGGCCGCCGAAGTGTACGAAGGCGTCTGCACCGACCTGCCGCCGCCGCGCAAGCGCTAAGTTATCGCATCATCACAAAACCGGGACGAGTTCCCGGTTTTTTTATTGTCAGGTTCCGCATGTCTTCCTTCCCTTCCGTTGTCCCGCTGCTGGTGTCGGTCGTGCTTTACACGAGCATCAACAAGCTGGCCGCTTTCCTGTACAAACGCGCGCGCCTGAGCTGGCGCGACGCCTGTATTTTTAGTTTGATTTTGTTGATGGTGCTGGGGTTAGGTACGCTGCTTAACCGCCTGTCTGGTAACGCCGTGCCGCTGGCCCTTCTTGTGGTTGCCGGACTGGTGATACAGGTCGGTCTTGGCGCCTGGTTTCTGGCCTCCCGCGCGTTCGGTATCGACGGCGCGCCTTTGGGCAGTAGGGGCGGGGCGATTCTGGCGCTGATCGCCTACGCTTTGGTGGTCAGCTTGGGCGTGTTGGCGGGGACTGCTTTGACGGCGCTTCATCCGTAGTAACAGGGTGGGCCGTTTAGAAAGGTTGCCGAACATTTTGGCTAAAAACGACTCGACACTTCGGATCTTCTTAAGTTGCGCATCGTTTCTGATCAAAAGTATGACCAGCAGAATCAAATTGGCGAGGCTTAACAAAAGTACGTCGACTAAATCTTGCATTTCTCTCTCCCGAATAGGTAGGTGGCAGCCTGATGCGCCTATCTATTCATGATGAGCCAGCAGATCGATATCGTACTTGTAGTTACGCAATAAAAAGTGATGAAAGTAAATGCCTATGCTCAGCCAAGTGCCTGTGCCGAGGCGGGCAGGCCGAACACGCGGTCGAAGGCCAGGCTGAAAAGGAAGGTGTAGATCATGAAGAACACCACCAGGCCGACGTCGAGCACCAGCGCCTCCCACAGCGTGATGTTGAGCCACCACGCGAACAGCGGCACCAGTATCACGACCAGCCCACCCTCGAAACCGATGGCGTGCGCGACCCGGCGCGCGACGCTGCGTCCGCGCGTGGCCTGACGCGCCTCCCACGCCTCGAACATACCGTTGTAGATGAAATTCCACACCACCGCGACGGTGGACGAGGCGATGGCGGCGACGCCGGAGTGGGTCGCGTCATGTCCCGCCAGCAGCATCAGGAAGCTACTGGTGAGCGCGACGGCGAACAACTCGAACAGCGAGACGTAGATAACTTTTCGTTTTAATCCTTGCATGTTATTTCCTCTAAAAACTATTGCATGCATGGTACTTGAGTATTTCTGATCGAAAAAGTCGACAGCTATCAGTTTTTCTGACAGCATTGCATATGGCTTTTTCCAGCGATAACGTTTTGATCTTCCTTGCCGTGATCGATCACGGTTCATTTTCGGCCGCCGCGCGGGCGCTGGGACGGGTGCCGTCGGCCGTCAGCATGGCGATCGCGCATCTGGAGGCGGAACTCGATCTGCAGTTGTTCGAGCGCACTTCGCGCGATGTGCGGCCGACCGAGATGGCGCGCGCGCTGGAGGCGGAGGCGCGGCAGATGGCCGGGCAGCTACGCCGACTGAAGGCACATGCGCTTTCGCTGCATCAGGGGTTGGAGCGGCGTCTGACCCTGGCCATAGCGCCGGAGCTGCTGTCGGCCGCGTGGAGCGATCCGCTGGCTCGGCTGGCCGACGAATTCCCATCGCTGGAAGTGGAGGTGCTGTCGGCGCCGCAGGCCGACGCGCGGCGCATGCTGCACGACGGCTCGGCGCAATTGGCACTGCTCTATGAGCGTCCGCAGGTCGATGAGCATGAGAGCTTCCAGGAGTTGGGCAGCGAGGTGCTGGTGGCGGTGATCTCGCCGCGTCATCCGCTGGCGCGGGAGCGTAATGGGCACTTTCGGCTTGAGGATTTAGTCGATATCCGTCAGATCGCGATCGTTAGCCGCGAGGCGCATGAGGAGGATATGCGGGTGCTGGTGTCGCGCAAGTTGTGGCGTACCGATAGTCATCTGGCCATGCTGGGGATGGTGCAGGCGGGGTTAGGGTGGGCTTTTCTGCCCAGGCGGCTGGTGGCGCCGTTGATGGAGGACGGGGAGTTGATTGGCATTGACTTCGCCACCATGAGCAATCAACTGCGGTTGTGGGTGGATGTGGTGTGGCTTAACGACCGGCCGCTGGGGCTTGGCGCCAAGCGCCTGATCGCGTTGATGAAGGATATCGAGGGACTTGAGGCGCGGCCTGGGCATACCTAGGAATCACGTAGGGCGGATTAGCGGGAACCGCGTAATCGGCCATGCATGCGCCGTCGGCGGCGCGTAGATGGCCGATTACGGCGTTCCGCCTAATCCGCCCTACGTGGTTTAGAAGATTGGTTACCGCGTTAGCCGATATAGAAGGATCGCCGTGCGGATCGTGGCGCGTTCGACTGACGCGATCTCCAGATCCTCATCCGGCGAGTGGGCGCCGTTGCCGGTCCCGCCCAGTCCATCGAGGCTGTCGATCAGCGGCGCGATGAACTGTACGTCTCCGGCGCCGCGCTGGCCCGGCGGCAGCGCGGGAATCTCGCCCAGGCCGGCATCGCTGCTGGCCTGCGAGTACGTCTTGAGGATGGCGATGTTGCCGGCGGTCGGCGCCATCGGCGGATACGCGTCGTGGAAGACGATGCTGGCGCTGGTGCCCGGCAGATTCTGGCCGACGATGGCGCGCATCTTGGCGCGCGCGCGGTCGCGCTGTTCGTAGCTCAGGTAGCGCAGATCGCCCTTGACCGTGGCGACGCGGGAGATCACGTTGGTCTTGCCGGCCGCCTGGCCTTTGTCGCCAGTGCCGTCGACGTCGACGTCGGTGCCGCCCAAGATCAGGCCCGGGCTGAAGGTCAGATCCGGCTCGATCACCTGCTGGCGGAAGCTGTCGAGGATGCGCGCGGCTTCGTACACCGCGCCGTAGCCGGCTTTCTCGCTGAAGATGCCGCTGGTGTGGCCTTGCTTGCCCTTGACTTCCAGCTCCCAAGACGACGACGCGCGGCGGCCGATGGTGCCGGTGTCCTTGCCGTCCTTGTCGCGCACCGTGCCCTCGAAGGCGAGCGCGATGTCGCTGCGTTTGGCGGCGGCCACCATGTCGCCGCGCGAGACGTCGATTGGCTCGCCCGCGTTCTCCTCGTC is part of the Oxalobacteraceae bacterium OTU3CAMAD1 genome and encodes:
- a CDS encoding M3 family metallopeptidase — encoded protein: MTTDAQNPLLDFSGLARFDAIKPEHVTPAIEDLLAKSRAVVEQLQSPSEQVTWENFVTPLENATELLGRAWGIVSHLNNVVDTPELRATFNENQPKVTEFWTALAQNEALFDKYKALRASPEFATLSPARKRIVDNAIRDFRMGGAELPADKKERFAAIQEEHASVSTRFSENVLDATNDYKLLVTDEADLAGLPDDVKAAARAAAEKDGKQGYQFSLHFPSYYPILQFAHKRELRETVYRANATKASEQGEVFSKKDEWDNTQNIVTLLKLRDEEAKLLGYNNFAEVSLVPKMAKSPDEVVNFLEDLAKRARPFAEKDLEELRQFAKAELGIDDLKAWDIPYASEKLQEQRYAFSAQEVKQYFPEHKVVDGLFRLIQNLFTVEIKPDDAPVWHKDVRFFRIERDGKLIGQFYLDLYARAGKSGGAWMDDARGRRADKQTVQTPIAYLTCNFTEPAVVDGKAQPSLFTHDEVITLFHEFGHGLHHMLTAVDELGVSGISGVEWDAVELPSQFMENFCWEWEVLEHMTAHAVTGKPLPRALYDKMLAAKNFQSGLQTLRQVEFSLLDMHLHYDYDASTGKTVQQLIDEVRAKFALIIPPAFNRFQNSFGHIFAGGYAAGYYSYKWAEVLSADAYAAFEEAKALGPAATTETGKRYLQEILSVGGSRPALESFTAFRGREPSIDALLRHSGMAA
- the folD gene encoding bifunctional methylenetetrahydrofolate dehydrogenase/methenyltetrahydrofolate cyclohydrolase FolD translates to MPAQLIDGIALSQKLRAEIAARAAALTAKGKKPGLAVILVGDDPASHVYVRNKVKGCEDAGFTSLKEQYPADLTEAALLERIAALNADPSIHGILVQMPLPKHINPHKVIEAISTTKDVDGYSVLSAGELMTGLEGFRPCTPYGCMKLIESTGVDLRGKHAVVIGRSNTVGKPMALLLLQANATVTICHSATPDLGLYTRQADVVVAAVGRRNTLTADMVKPGAIVIDVGMNRDDAGKLCGDVDFAGVKEVASHITPVPGGVGPMTITMLLMNTVEAAERA
- the aceE gene encoding pyruvate dehydrogenase (acetyl-transferring), homodimeric type — encoded protein: MSAQLDQVTANTDPDSQETKEWLDALAAVLEQEGPERAHYLMERLIDLARQSGSDIPFSANTAYVNTIPTSMEVHCPGNLEYEEKLRSWMRWNAMAMVVKANRVDGDLGGHLSSFASLANMLGIGFNHFWKAPSESHGGDLLYIQGHSSPGVYARAFLEGRLTEEQLTHYRREVDGKGLSSYPHPKLMPDFWQFPTVSMGLGPLMAIYQARFLKYLHARSIADTTDRKVWAFCGDGEMDEPESLGAIGMAAREKLDNLVIVVNCNLQRLDGPVRGNGKIIQELEADFRGAGWNVVKVIWGPGWDALLQKDKEGILRKVMMETLDGEYQNYKAKDGAYVRKHFFGKHPKLLEMVANMTDDDIWRLTRGGHDPHKIYAAFKVAQEHKGQPTVLLVKTIKGFGMGKHGEARNTAHNTKKLTDEAVREMRDRYSIPIPDDKLADIPFYKPADDAPEIKYLHERRAALGGYLPARRQQADEKLTVPPLSAFQNVLDATAEGREVSSTQTFVRILTTLLKDPSVGSRIVPILVDESRTFGMEGLFRQVGIFNQQGQLYEPVDKDQVMYYREDKAGQILQEGINEAGGMSSWIAAATSYSTNNRVMIPFYTYYSMFGMQRIGDLVWAAADMRSRGFLMGGTAGRTTLNGEGLQHEDGHSHLFAAAVPNCMPYDPTFGHEVAVIIQDGMRRMVEEQEDVFYYITIMNENYPHPGIKPGQEEGILKGMYLLQEGDKDAKQRVQLIGSGTILRESIFAAELLKNDWNIAADVWSAPSLTLVARDGQDAERWNLVNPTKEARVPYVTQLMSKTSGPIVATTDYMRAFAEQIRAFIPKDRTYRVLGTDGFGRSDTRAALREFFEVNRYYITVAALKSLAEEGKIDVKVVEEAVVKYGLNPNKPNPVTQ
- the aceF gene encoding dihydrolipoyllysine-residue acetyltransferase, whose translation is MSIVEVKVPDIGDFKEVEIIELMIKVGDTIKVDQSLITVESDKASMEIPSSAAGVVKEIKVKVGDKVAEGSLLLLLEAEGAAAAPAAAAPAAAAPAPAPAAAAAPAPAPAAAPAASAGPVEVKVPDIGDFKEVEVIEVMVKVGDTIKVDQSLLTVESDKASMEIPSSHAGVVKEVKIKVGDKVAMGSIVLVVEATGGAAAPAASAPAPAAAAAPAAAAPAPSAAPAAAAAPAASQGSVQTGKLAHASPSIRKFARELGVDLLKVPGSGPKGRITQIDVQNYVKGVIAGTVAAPSGAASGGSGVGGGGNFSVLPWPSLDFSKFGPTELLPLSRIKKISGPNLHRNWVQIPHVTQFDEADITDLEAFRVETNNANAKNKDAAKLTMLAFVIKASVAALKKFPSFNASLDEKGENLILKQYYNVGFAADTPNGLVVPVIKNADQKSVSQIAKEMTDLSLQAREGKLKPTDMQGASFTISSLGGIGGTHFTPIVNAPEVAILGLSKASIKPVWDGKAFQPRLMMGTSLSYDHRVVDGAMGARFSVYLSEVLGDMRKILL
- the lpdA gene encoding dihydrolipoyl dehydrogenase → MTTEVKVPNIGDFAEVEVIEVMVKVGDTIKVDQSLVTVESDKASMEVPSSHAGVVKEVKVKVGDKVKEGVLLLVVEEAAGAAAAPAAAAPAPAAAAAAPAPAAAPAAAAPIAAPAGGSYTGQVDIDCDMMVLGGGPGGYSAAFRAADLGLNTVIVERYETLGGVCLNVGCIPSKALLHVASVIDETAHMSNTGVTFAKPTIDIDQVRKYKEGVIKNMTGGLAGMAKARKTQVVTGVGQFLSANHIEVTAGDGSKKVVQFKQAIIAAGSAVVKLPFVPEDPRIVDSTGALELRQIPKRMLVIGGGIIGLEMATVYSTFGARIDVVEMMDGLMQGADRDAVKVWQKFNEKRFDNIMTKTKTVGVEALPEGIKVTFEAAEAGATAPAPQIYDLVLVAVGRSPNGKKIAADKAGVIVSDRGFIPVDSQMRTNVPNIFAIGDLVGQPMLAHKAVHEGHVAAEAAAGQKSHFDVKVIPSVAYTDPEVAWAGITEDEAKAKGIKVEKGHFPWAASGRAVANGRAEGFTKLLFDAETHRIIGGTMVGTHAGDMIGEIALAIEMGCDGTDIGKTIHPHPTLGESIGMAAEVYEGVCTDLPPPRKR
- a CDS encoding PACE efflux transporter, which produces MQGLKRKVIYVSLFELFAVALTSSFLMLLAGHDATHSGVAAIASSTVAVVWNFIYNGMFEAWEARQATRGRSVARRVAHAIGFEGGLVVILVPLFAWWLNITLWEALVLDVGLVVFFMIYTFLFSLAFDRVFGLPASAQALG